Proteins from a single region of Pedobacter cryoconitis:
- a CDS encoding aminoglycoside phosphotransferase family protein codes for MKTTDYLNTTFVQQIMQDQFPDQTIAVQDITLLDVDNSASILVALTATQTESTIGHFGLEVNYTLNGLPQSKRMVMKIKPHGQEIVNMLNMLSQLCGGELNSVYEQFKHLTGFYYTHLKEQEIYKKLHPLFTPVIYGLYTNEQENIYIILMEYLDDVDLLNTVMAPEKWSDQHIKSALKQMAAWHSKMLNKVENVDLEIWKDAPSLQQMTDLLPLWNALLNNAADKFPELYDPLRVKTMRNAIQEIPNYWQQLEKLPKTLVHNDFNPRNSCFKTQNGEIEFCLYDWELATFHIPQYDLAEFLCFILDQDRYDQRYAYTEYYREELARLTGKYNSAPSFHQELYMATLDFGIHRVGLYMMGHSVSPYPFLPRVVNSFFDAISGHSLN; via the coding sequence ATGAAAACCACCGATTATCTTAACACCACCTTTGTTCAGCAAATCATGCAAGACCAGTTTCCTGACCAGACTATCGCTGTGCAGGACATTACCTTGCTGGACGTAGATAATTCAGCCAGTATATTGGTAGCCCTTACCGCTACGCAAACAGAAAGCACCATTGGTCATTTTGGCCTGGAAGTCAATTACACGCTCAATGGATTGCCGCAAAGCAAGAGAATGGTCATGAAAATCAAACCTCATGGTCAGGAAATTGTGAATATGCTGAATATGCTTTCGCAATTATGCGGAGGCGAGCTCAATAGTGTTTACGAACAGTTTAAGCATTTAACAGGCTTTTATTATACCCATTTAAAAGAGCAGGAGATTTATAAAAAGCTGCATCCATTATTCACGCCGGTCATTTACGGCCTGTATACCAATGAACAGGAGAACATTTACATCATCTTAATGGAATATCTGGATGATGTGGATTTGCTGAACACAGTCATGGCGCCTGAAAAATGGAGCGATCAGCATATCAAATCTGCGTTAAAGCAGATGGCAGCCTGGCATAGCAAGATGTTGAATAAAGTGGAAAATGTAGACCTTGAAATATGGAAAGATGCCCCTTCTTTACAGCAAATGACAGACTTGCTTCCTTTATGGAATGCTTTATTAAACAATGCTGCTGATAAGTTCCCGGAGCTTTATGATCCTTTAAGGGTAAAAACCATGCGCAACGCTATACAGGAAATCCCAAATTACTGGCAACAACTGGAAAAGCTACCGAAAACCCTGGTCCATAACGACTTTAATCCAAGAAACAGTTGCTTTAAAACTCAAAACGGTGAGATCGAATTTTGTTTATATGACTGGGAACTTGCGACCTTCCACATCCCTCAGTATGATCTGGCAGAATTCTTATGCTTTATTCTGGATCAGGACAGGTATGATCAGCGTTATGCGTATACTGAATATTACCGGGAAGAACTGGCCAGGCTAACAGGAAAATATAATTCAGCTCCCTCTTTTCATCAGGAGCTGTATATGGCAACTTTAGATTTTGGTATCCACCGCGTGGGTTTGTATATGATGGGCCACAGTGTGAGCCCTTATCCATTTCTCCCCCGCGTAGTGAATAGCTTTTTTGACGCGATTTCAGGACACAGCCTTAACTAA
- a CDS encoding MIP/aquaporin family protein encodes MTPFIAELIGTMLLILLGDGVVANVVLNDTKGNNSGWMVITTAWGLAVFVGVTVAGPYSGAHLNPAVTIGLAIAGKFAWASVLPYIAAQLIGAGMGAFLVWVMYKDHFNKDNDPAAMLACFCTGPAIRNYTSNITSEIIGAFVLVFTVFYITGAEITPTKIPVGLGSVGAVPVAFLVWVIGLSLGGTTGYAINPARDLAPRIIHALVPIKGKGTSDWTYAWIPILGPVVGAAIAAFLYLQLH; translated from the coding sequence ATGACTCCATTCATAGCAGAACTTATAGGTACAATGTTACTTATACTTTTAGGCGATGGCGTAGTAGCCAATGTCGTATTAAATGATACTAAAGGAAATAATAGCGGGTGGATGGTTATTACCACTGCCTGGGGACTGGCAGTTTTTGTAGGGGTAACAGTTGCCGGCCCTTATAGTGGTGCGCATTTAAATCCTGCGGTCACTATCGGTCTTGCAATAGCCGGAAAATTTGCCTGGGCAAGTGTGCTCCCTTATATAGCTGCACAGTTAATAGGAGCGGGGATGGGTGCATTCCTGGTTTGGGTGATGTATAAAGACCATTTTAACAAAGACAATGATCCGGCAGCTATGCTGGCCTGTTTTTGTACCGGCCCTGCTATCCGTAATTACACTTCAAATATAACCAGTGAAATTATCGGTGCATTTGTATTGGTATTTACAGTTTTCTATATCACCGGAGCTGAAATTACACCCACTAAAATACCTGTTGGTTTAGGCTCTGTCGGAGCTGTTCCTGTTGCTTTTCTGGTTTGGGTGATTGGCCTTTCATTAGGAGGGACTACCGGATATGCGATTAACCCGGCACGTGATCTGGCGCCCAGAATTATTCATGCTTTAGTACCTATCAAAGGGAAGGGCACCAGTGACTGGACTTATGCCTGGATTCCTATTCTCGGTCCGGTTGTGGGGGCAGCGATAGCAGCTTTTCTTTATTTACAGCTTCACTAA
- a CDS encoding SDR family oxidoreductase gives MENLLITGVTGILGRHVLYELLAEYASGTRNGRLFLVVRSGAKESASERISSLLSNPFKPAYLDVYPVEELLSFIEVIDSDLRDLKKSPLLKSKLGDYLHVIHIAAITNLNTADSALQDVHDFNYLTTLELMEQLKHIPHKFIFISSAFSCGIQTGLIDSNYRRFGSGGELLPFSSLSAYRNHYEFYKAMAEYQVIKHCEDNQITWQILRPSVICGRLLDAPLYYLPLFNVFYEVGRIINKGIQRHKEHDIKKIRIMGDHKSTLNIVPVDYVAKTILAVFRRDDVKQLSIVNSAPLSNAYLIKHSIHRLGLECELVDSTPENMNLLEEWYYKRAGKWLSRYLNTTSYNFDAAPLRKLILHIPEPDIQNTFEELYDYALQHNFENPELSLSTSAL, from the coding sequence ATGGAAAATTTACTGATTACTGGCGTTACCGGCATACTTGGCCGTCATGTACTGTATGAATTATTAGCCGAATATGCCAGCGGGACAAGAAATGGCAGGTTATTTCTCGTTGTCAGGTCTGGTGCCAAAGAAAGTGCCAGTGAGCGGATCAGTTCTTTATTATCAAATCCGTTTAAACCAGCCTATCTGGATGTTTATCCTGTAGAAGAGTTGCTATCATTTATTGAGGTTATTGATTCTGATTTAAGAGACCTGAAGAAAAGTCCGCTATTGAAGTCAAAATTGGGTGACTATCTTCATGTGATCCATATTGCAGCGATCACCAACTTAAATACGGCCGACTCAGCTTTACAAGACGTCCATGATTTCAACTACTTAACTACGCTGGAGTTAATGGAACAGCTGAAACATATACCGCACAAATTCATCTTTATCAGTTCTGCATTTTCATGTGGTATACAAACTGGATTAATTGATAGTAATTACCGTCGCTTTGGGTCAGGCGGAGAGCTATTACCTTTCAGCAGCCTGTCCGCTTACCGGAATCATTATGAGTTTTACAAGGCAATGGCCGAGTACCAGGTTATTAAACATTGTGAAGACAATCAGATCACCTGGCAGATTCTGCGTCCTTCGGTGATTTGCGGCAGATTGTTAGATGCACCTTTATACTACCTGCCCCTGTTCAATGTATTTTACGAAGTAGGCAGAATTATCAATAAGGGCATACAACGCCACAAAGAGCATGATATTAAAAAAATCCGGATCATGGGTGACCATAAAAGCACTTTGAATATTGTTCCGGTTGATTATGTTGCCAAAACGATTTTAGCGGTATTCCGCCGGGATGATGTTAAACAGCTCAGTATTGTAAATTCAGCACCACTGAGCAATGCCTATCTGATCAAACATTCTATCCACAGACTGGGCCTTGAATGTGAACTCGTGGATTCAACTCCCGAAAACATGAACCTGCTGGAAGAATGGTATTATAAAAGAGCCGGAAAATGGCTTTCACGTTATCTGAATACGACCTCTTATAACTTTGATGCTGCTCCGCTGCGAAAGCTCATTCTGCATATTCCTGAACCGGATATTCAAAACACTTTCGAAGAACTGTATGATTATGCTTTACAGCACAATTTCGAAAACCCTGAACTTTCACTAAGTACCTCTGCCCTGTGA
- a CDS encoding SDR family NAD(P)-dependent oxidoreductase, which produces MSILENKVAVVTGAAKGIGASIAKHFAAAGAKVVVNYASSKESADRVVKEITDKGGLAIAVQADVSDQADVIRLFEETNTAFGPLDILVNNAVHQGYLPVEQISVAAFHQHFNVNVLGPILTIQASLKAFGDKGGNVINISSGASKYPLPGASLYSATKAALDAITIALSKELGAKNVRINSILPGATDTEGAASAGVTSGSDYEKMFIAKTPLGRRGQPEDIAKAVVFLASDDAAWITGEQISVSGGMYGF; this is translated from the coding sequence ATGAGTATATTAGAAAACAAAGTAGCGGTAGTTACAGGTGCAGCAAAAGGAATAGGTGCGTCTATTGCAAAACACTTTGCAGCAGCAGGCGCAAAAGTAGTTGTGAATTATGCCTCAAGTAAAGAAAGTGCAGACAGGGTGGTTAAGGAGATAACTGATAAAGGAGGCCTGGCCATTGCCGTACAAGCCGATGTCTCGGACCAAGCCGATGTGATCAGGCTATTTGAAGAAACCAATACGGCTTTCGGCCCGTTGGATATTTTGGTAAATAACGCGGTCCATCAGGGATACTTACCTGTTGAACAGATATCGGTGGCAGCTTTTCATCAGCATTTCAACGTCAATGTTCTGGGGCCTATATTGACTATCCAGGCATCGTTAAAAGCATTTGGCGATAAGGGCGGCAATGTCATCAATATCAGCTCGGGTGCAAGCAAATACCCTCTTCCGGGCGCCTCGTTGTACTCTGCCACTAAAGCGGCATTAGACGCTATTACGATTGCATTATCGAAAGAACTGGGTGCAAAGAACGTTCGTATCAATTCTATTTTGCCGGGTGCGACGGATACAGAAGGTGCGGCTAGCGCAGGTGTAACCTCTGGCAGTGATTACGAAAAGATGTTTATTGCCAAAACACCGCTTGGCCGCAGAGGTCAGCCCGAAGATATTGCGAAAGCTGTAGTATTTCTTGCTTCCGATGACGCAGCCTGGATTACAGGTGAACAAATTAGCGTTTCGGGTGGAATGTATGGTTTTTAA
- a CDS encoding AMP-binding protein — translation MINFYNVIHTALTRPGNRELIIPANPQEPPITNQELLQNISNYRYLLQQHVLPGDSVLLAIAVSPVSISALLAIQSIGAIPVLPPARSDLPALFKLLKSQKINVIIAEEQMHQQLGTELAAAGIQCLFLKQKSNRETDWEAVLVNPDQPALVTFSSGTTGEPKSVLRSHRVIAAQHQILKKVFPPQVNLRDFPIFPNVILHNIAAGITTVVPAIPGFQMSQLKAENIIRQLSAQHIGTLMGNVFYFKTILAYLKAHPQSFPKVMQIGAGGSPVPENLLPELRLYFPEAEFHIIYGSSEAEPIAVRKINGTAKNPINGYGVGKPVETLELRINEAATVHTAAGSFNSGEIEVKGAHVATSHQDGWLRTGDIGYLSADKELYLTARIGNEKAHQGIQHYQIEHLLTLHHQIVQVAAIAAEDGFDIFIQGTITQEEAERILAKNFPAGLINSVQFQTEIQVDNRHHSKILYHKINELRVL, via the coding sequence GTGATCAATTTCTACAACGTTATCCATACCGCGCTCACCAGACCAGGAAACCGGGAGCTAATTATCCCTGCTAATCCACAGGAGCCGCCAATTACCAATCAGGAGCTATTGCAAAATATCTCCAATTACCGGTATTTACTACAGCAGCATGTGCTGCCCGGTGATTCTGTTTTACTGGCTATCGCTGTAAGTCCTGTTTCTATCAGCGCATTGCTGGCTATACAAAGTATTGGCGCAATCCCGGTGCTGCCTCCTGCCAGATCAGATCTGCCTGCGCTGTTTAAACTATTGAAATCACAAAAAATAAATGTGATCATTGCGGAAGAGCAAATGCACCAGCAATTGGGAACTGAATTAGCAGCAGCGGGTATTCAATGCCTTTTTCTAAAACAGAAAAGCAACAGAGAAACTGATTGGGAAGCTGTTTTAGTAAACCCGGATCAGCCTGCACTGGTTACTTTTAGTTCAGGTACAACCGGAGAACCAAAGAGTGTGCTCAGAAGTCACCGCGTAATTGCTGCGCAACACCAGATTCTCAAAAAAGTATTTCCACCACAAGTAAACCTGCGTGATTTCCCCATATTTCCTAATGTGATCCTGCATAATATTGCAGCAGGAATTACTACGGTAGTGCCTGCTATTCCGGGATTTCAAATGAGCCAGTTAAAAGCTGAAAACATCATCCGGCAACTGTCGGCTCAGCATATTGGGACATTAATGGGCAATGTGTTTTATTTTAAGACTATCCTTGCTTATTTGAAAGCACATCCGCAATCTTTCCCAAAGGTGATGCAAATTGGTGCCGGAGGCTCTCCCGTACCTGAGAATCTTCTGCCCGAACTCCGTCTTTATTTTCCTGAAGCAGAATTTCATATTATTTATGGTTCCTCCGAAGCAGAGCCTATCGCGGTAAGAAAAATAAACGGAACAGCTAAAAACCCAATTAACGGCTATGGTGTAGGAAAGCCGGTAGAAACATTGGAACTCAGGATTAATGAAGCTGCAACGGTACATACTGCTGCCGGATCATTTAATTCGGGCGAAATAGAGGTCAAAGGTGCGCATGTAGCCACTTCGCATCAGGACGGCTGGCTCAGAACAGGTGATATCGGTTATCTGTCGGCCGATAAAGAACTTTATCTCACCGCCAGAATAGGAAATGAAAAAGCACATCAGGGTATACAACATTACCAGATCGAACATTTACTTACCCTGCATCACCAGATTGTCCAGGTAGCTGCAATAGCTGCTGAGGATGGCTTTGATATTTTTATTCAGGGTACTATAACGCAGGAAGAAGCAGAACGGATTTTAGCCAAAAACTTCCCTGCCGGGTTAATTAACAGTGTACAGTTTCAGACCGAAATTCAGGTTGATAACAGACATCATTCTAAAATTTTATACCACAAAATAAATGAACTCAGAGTTTTATAA
- a CDS encoding UbiA family prenyltransferase → MKVKNVLAYFKQRFPPVNMVLFAILFINVYSIASYFSSQPINFSVKIGLGIIAFISFFFRLRVFDEVKDYKIDQINHPDRVLQSGRVTLNQLFLLSAILTVSELVWSYWNGPLTLICWLVAVGYSLLMRYEFFIGSFLSKRLLLYACTHMVIMPFVMVWIWSAFNSDLHHTALYLLAGISLLCGFSFELARKIHAPAAERETVDSYSKSLGYVTSIVCVLLVLLIGVIVQCRILYTIQSNLWTYITICLLYLAIGFLFIKVVKRPDEKKLRLAELLVSLFMVISYISVIIEIHLKS, encoded by the coding sequence TTGAAAGTAAAAAATGTACTTGCTTATTTCAAGCAAAGGTTCCCCCCGGTAAATATGGTATTGTTTGCTATTCTATTTATAAACGTATACTCCATAGCCTCCTATTTTTCTTCCCAGCCCATAAACTTCAGCGTTAAAATTGGTCTGGGTATCATTGCTTTTATCTCTTTCTTTTTCAGGCTGCGGGTATTCGATGAGGTTAAAGACTATAAAATTGATCAGATCAACCATCCGGACAGAGTATTGCAATCTGGCCGCGTCACCTTAAACCAGTTATTTCTGCTCTCTGCCATACTCACGGTCTCAGAACTGGTCTGGAGTTACTGGAATGGGCCATTAACCTTAATCTGCTGGCTGGTAGCTGTAGGTTATAGTCTATTGATGCGCTATGAGTTTTTCATCGGCTCATTTTTAAGCAAGCGGCTATTGTTATATGCCTGTACCCATATGGTGATTATGCCATTTGTGATGGTCTGGATATGGTCTGCATTTAACTCTGATCTGCATCATACGGCATTGTATTTATTAGCGGGTATCAGTTTACTCTGCGGATTTAGTTTTGAACTTGCCCGTAAAATCCATGCTCCGGCAGCGGAAAGAGAAACCGTAGACTCTTATTCCAAATCTCTGGGCTATGTGACTTCGATCGTTTGCGTCTTGTTGGTTTTACTGATCGGTGTAATCGTACAATGCCGGATATTATACACTATCCAATCAAATTTATGGACGTACATCACCATTTGCCTGTTATACCTGGCGATAGGCTTCCTCTTTATTAAAGTTGTTAAACGGCCGGACGAAAAAAAACTTCGCCTTGCCGAACTGCTGGTCTCTTTATTTATGGTGATCAGCTATATCTCTGTAATCATTGAAATACATCTCAAATCATGA
- a CDS encoding PEP/pyruvate-binding domain-containing protein, whose translation MIIYPVKNVPGYTIGGKAKGLLKLLEAQVTVPDFLVLPAENFDPIVKAKDATTVSILDQLLRFTLSKPEEEKLRQILSGWDFPNRSIIVRSSIADEDGTHDAFAGIMSSYMNLRNYEDVIEAVGKCAASAYSAEAVAYRQYKQLSAVARPAVILQQQIDADASGVVFSTYPQYPQEMAVHAVWGLGEGLVNGELDPDEFYLSKKDGTVVHQKIALKDKLYQMHDEKGIQLLDVEEDKQQIHSLTEEHLREIFTISTRLEKRNGHPQDIEYVISRNKLYFVQSRHITQEIPDVIVYDNSNIQESYCGVTTPLTFSFAQHAYATVYFQTIILLAIPEQVITTYTPVVNNLLGLVQGRIYYNINNWYRCLQLFPSFKQNKEDMERMMGLEEPVDFITDTEKSFTEKLSMIFPTFFNLLRLFSAFRKLEKSVAEFHSHITKHYERFYKLPGAFANPVQLLEEKNLLDKELMGNWTTPIINDLYVMMMNGKVRRKLLKAGILDTDEFLSRYLAGNQEIESAQPAILMQKLSLKAMEQEALKALIILLPDDVHMQIKAQFPAFYKEVEGFIHVYGDRTVGELKLETITMRLSPKIFYSYLRNYLTTSNSFQTSALSHLHESAVKDLEEKLKEHSVFFKKTVYKSLGKLQKSIQYREALRLERTRLFGMYRTLYLAAGELLKEKKVLTEARDIFYLTQNEIEILLLDKPGFEIAGVITERIATFEQYKKEEVAAQVTIPPLRSTKPEPVDEDPSVLRGTGCVPGQITAEIIVIDGPDSDLDVSGKIVCALRTDPGWVALFPTCKGVLIEKGSALSHSVILLREFGIPAIINIPGLTKKLSSGQQISMDGSTGEIKLL comes from the coding sequence ATGATAATCTACCCTGTTAAAAATGTGCCCGGATATACGATCGGAGGTAAAGCAAAAGGACTGCTTAAATTATTGGAAGCTCAGGTTACTGTACCCGATTTTTTAGTACTCCCTGCGGAGAACTTTGATCCTATCGTTAAAGCAAAGGATGCAACTACAGTATCCATATTAGATCAGCTGCTGCGTTTTACACTCAGCAAACCGGAAGAAGAAAAATTACGTCAGATTTTATCCGGATGGGACTTCCCCAACCGGAGTATAATTGTCCGTTCTTCAATTGCCGATGAAGATGGAACACATGATGCATTTGCTGGTATCATGAGCTCTTATATGAATCTGAGAAATTATGAGGATGTCATTGAAGCCGTAGGAAAATGTGCTGCCAGTGCGTATTCGGCTGAAGCCGTAGCCTACAGACAGTACAAACAATTATCAGCTGTGGCAAGACCAGCGGTAATCTTGCAACAGCAGATCGATGCGGACGCCAGTGGGGTTGTTTTTTCAACCTATCCGCAATATCCACAGGAAATGGCTGTTCATGCAGTCTGGGGGCTGGGAGAGGGCCTGGTTAACGGAGAACTCGACCCTGATGAATTTTATCTTTCCAAAAAAGACGGAACAGTCGTTCATCAAAAGATAGCACTAAAAGATAAACTTTATCAGATGCACGATGAAAAAGGTATTCAGCTGCTGGATGTGGAAGAGGATAAACAACAAATACACAGCCTGACCGAAGAACACCTGCGTGAAATATTTACGATTTCAACCCGTCTGGAGAAAAGAAACGGTCATCCGCAGGATATAGAATACGTGATCTCCAGGAATAAACTTTACTTCGTTCAATCCCGTCATATTACCCAGGAAATCCCGGATGTAATTGTCTATGACAATTCAAATATCCAGGAAAGTTATTGTGGGGTAACTACGCCTTTAACTTTCAGCTTCGCTCAGCATGCCTACGCAACGGTTTATTTCCAGACTATTATTCTGTTAGCTATTCCTGAGCAGGTCATCACGACTTACACACCTGTTGTCAACAATTTACTCGGACTGGTTCAGGGCCGAATTTATTATAATATCAATAACTGGTACCGTTGTTTGCAGCTATTTCCTTCTTTTAAACAGAATAAAGAAGATATGGAGCGCATGATGGGGCTGGAAGAGCCTGTTGACTTTATTACCGATACGGAAAAATCCTTCACTGAAAAACTCAGCATGATCTTTCCAACCTTTTTTAATCTATTAAGGTTGTTCTCTGCTTTTAGAAAACTAGAGAAAAGTGTAGCTGAATTTCATAGCCACATCACCAAACACTACGAGCGGTTTTACAAATTGCCAGGTGCATTTGCTAATCCTGTACAGTTGCTGGAAGAAAAAAATCTGCTGGATAAAGAGCTGATGGGCAACTGGACTACCCCGATTATCAATGATCTGTATGTGATGATGATGAACGGGAAAGTAAGACGTAAACTACTCAAAGCAGGTATTTTGGATACTGATGAATTTCTAAGCAGGTATTTAGCAGGTAACCAGGAAATCGAAAGTGCCCAACCTGCGATATTGATGCAAAAACTTTCTTTAAAAGCGATGGAGCAGGAGGCACTGAAAGCGCTGATTATTCTTTTGCCTGATGATGTGCACATGCAAATTAAAGCGCAGTTTCCAGCATTTTACAAAGAGGTGGAAGGTTTTATCCATGTCTATGGTGACCGTACTGTAGGAGAGTTAAAACTGGAAACGATTACAATGCGTTTGTCGCCTAAAATCTTTTATAGTTACCTGCGCAATTATCTGACCACGTCTAACTCTTTTCAAACCTCAGCTTTGTCTCATTTACATGAATCGGCAGTAAAAGATCTGGAAGAGAAACTTAAAGAGCATTCTGTATTCTTTAAAAAGACAGTCTACAAAAGTCTGGGTAAACTGCAAAAGTCAATTCAATACCGGGAAGCCTTGCGTTTAGAAAGAACAAGACTTTTCGGGATGTACCGTACTTTATACCTGGCTGCGGGTGAATTATTGAAGGAGAAAAAAGTATTGACGGAGGCACGTGATATCTTTTATCTGACTCAGAATGAAATAGAAATATTATTACTGGATAAACCAGGATTTGAAATCGCTGGTGTGATAACGGAGCGGATAGCCACATTTGAACAATATAAAAAGGAAGAAGTGGCCGCTCAGGTTACGATCCCGCCTTTACGCAGTACTAAACCAGAGCCCGTAGATGAAGATCCTTCTGTTTTGCGGGGTACAGGCTGCGTTCCCGGTCAGATTACTGCGGAGATCATTGTAATAGACGGGCCGGATAGCGATTTGGATGTGAGTGGTAAAATTGTTTGTGCTTTACGTACAGATCCTGGCTGGGTGGCACTTTTCCCGACTTGCAAAGGCGTACTGATTGAAAAGGGATCTGCTTTATCCCACTCCGTTATTTTGCTGAGAGAATTTGGAATCCCGGCGATTATCAATATTCCGGGGCTGACCAAAAAGTTAAGCAGCGGGCAACAAATCAGTATGGATGGTTCAACCGGAGAGATTAAATTATTATAA
- a CDS encoding Crp/Fnr family transcriptional regulator has product MSNFEVFFDYIQEISGKLLSENDKHLLMVHFKPKKLRKRQYFLQEGDVCKYIGFVIKGSARTFTVDEKGHEHILKLSVENWWLADFESFYLLTPSRFNIEALEDLEVLQSTNTQIEEFLKHIPAFSAMANVINQNYTIANQKRMQAAMSYTAEERYEDLISNYPHFLKRFPQNMIASYLGLSRETLSRIRKNSFK; this is encoded by the coding sequence ATGTCCAATTTTGAAGTGTTTTTCGATTACATTCAGGAAATATCAGGCAAACTGCTTTCAGAGAATGATAAACATTTGTTGATGGTACATTTCAAGCCAAAAAAACTTCGAAAACGGCAATACTTTTTACAGGAAGGAGACGTATGCAAATATATAGGGTTTGTTATCAAAGGATCTGCCAGGACCTTTACAGTAGATGAAAAAGGGCATGAACATATACTGAAATTATCTGTGGAAAATTGGTGGCTGGCCGATTTTGAAAGCTTTTACCTGTTAACGCCAAGTCGCTTTAATATTGAAGCGCTGGAAGATTTGGAGGTTCTGCAATCAACCAACACCCAAATTGAAGAGTTTCTTAAGCATATACCTGCCTTTTCAGCGATGGCGAACGTAATCAATCAAAATTACACCATTGCAAACCAGAAAAGAATGCAAGCTGCTATGAGTTATACGGCTGAAGAGCGTTACGAGGATTTGATTAGCAATTATCCGCATTTTCTAAAACGGTTCCCGCAAAATATGATCGCTTCTTATCTGGGTTTATCCCGGGAAACCTTGAGCCGGATAAGGAAAAACTCTTTTAAATAG
- a CDS encoding DUF3419 family protein produces the protein MNSEFYNLDLDRIRYSLVWEDSQTLYRSLKISTNDHLLVITSAGCNALNMLLKDPASVTAADLNPVQNKLLLLKQHIILNFDYELYHDLLGLAGETAVKEAKQRILPTLPTADQAFWAAFLEENPGGLLLSGKLEKFMMGFHQSLSQEQQELIHQLITFDTIEEQYKFFVEKLDKSSFKQTFITYYSDENLSNGRDPKLLKHVDESGGIVFYQRLLLQASSSLLKDNFYFRFIFFGLQDLPDQVLPPCYRRENYSKLRENMDRLQVIQGEAIAYLLSAPGLKITKASLSNIFEYISHEEFQEVCLSLAKHPERDLQLIFWNLLNIQGENFFPSANRIKLESQNLSQESCFYFKNKVQIQFVPVMSLHLT, from the coding sequence ATGAACTCAGAGTTTTATAACCTGGACCTTGACCGCATCCGTTATTCGCTGGTGTGGGAAGATAGTCAAACACTTTACAGATCGCTTAAGATCAGTACAAATGATCATTTACTGGTCATTACTTCGGCAGGTTGTAATGCTTTAAATATGCTGCTGAAGGATCCGGCAAGTGTTACTGCTGCCGATTTAAATCCTGTTCAAAACAAGCTGCTGCTGCTCAAACAGCACATCATCCTGAACTTCGATTATGAGCTTTACCATGATTTACTGGGGTTAGCAGGAGAAACAGCTGTAAAAGAAGCGAAACAACGGATTTTACCTACTTTACCCACAGCAGATCAGGCTTTCTGGGCAGCTTTTCTGGAAGAAAATCCCGGAGGACTGCTGCTTTCAGGAAAACTGGAGAAATTCATGATGGGATTTCATCAGTCGCTCAGCCAGGAGCAGCAAGAGCTGATTCATCAACTAATTACGTTTGATACAATTGAGGAACAATACAAATTCTTCGTTGAAAAATTGGATAAAAGCAGTTTCAAGCAAACATTTATCACTTATTACAGCGATGAAAACCTGAGCAATGGCAGAGATCCTAAATTATTAAAACATGTGGATGAATCGGGTGGAATAGTCTTTTATCAACGCCTTCTTTTGCAGGCAAGTTCAAGCTTATTAAAAGATAACTTCTATTTCCGTTTTATCTTTTTTGGTCTGCAAGATCTTCCAGATCAGGTGCTGCCTCCATGTTATAGAAGAGAAAATTATAGCAAGCTGAGAGAAAACATGGACAGGTTGCAGGTTATCCAGGGAGAAGCAATAGCATATCTTTTATCAGCACCCGGTTTGAAGATCACAAAAGCCAGTCTGTCTAATATTTTTGAATACATCAGTCATGAAGAATTCCAGGAAGTCTGTTTGTCTCTGGCTAAACATCCGGAGCGCGATTTACAGCTGATCTTCTGGAACTTACTTAATATCCAGGGAGAGAATTTCTTTCCATCAGCAAACCGGATCAAACTGGAAAGTCAAAATCTATCACAGGAAAGCTGTTTTTACTTCAAGAATAAAGTACAAATACAGTTTGTTCCGGTTATGTCATTACATCTAACCTAA
- a CDS encoding DUF3253 domain-containing protein, producing the protein MQRQTDILHTILSIAIQRGPEKSTCPSEIARMLFPEDWRKHMKNVVDAAIDLHNQGKVVITQKGIPIDVNQIRGPIRIKII; encoded by the coding sequence ATGCAACGGCAAACAGATATATTACACACCATTTTGTCCATCGCTATACAGCGGGGGCCTGAAAAAAGTACATGCCCATCTGAAATTGCTCGCATGCTATTTCCTGAAGACTGGCGAAAACATATGAAAAACGTAGTCGACGCGGCTATTGATTTGCATAATCAAGGTAAAGTTGTGATTACACAAAAGGGGATACCAATTGATGTGAATCAGATTAGGGGCCCTATCCGCATTAAAATTATTTGA